A single window of Rubripirellula lacrimiformis DNA harbors:
- a CDS encoding sugar phosphate isomerase/epimerase family protein yields the protein MPQLAAFPKAYMHALCKDGTMTVAQWIDIAATLDIDGIEWYAGFLEMADRSNWSQFRSRVQDHGMVIPMVCCSPDFTHPDADFRAAQIEHQKSWIDMSHELGASYCRVLSGQRRPELSIDEGVRLAADSIQQCLPYAQERGITLIIENHYKDDFWEYPEFAQKMDVFCQLVAAIDHPNFGVNYDPSNTYIAGEDPLELLRRVSERVVTMHASDRYLTEGTIEDLRREEGGSVGYARRLSHGEIGKGLNDYDAIFTELTRVGFDGWISIEDGVDGIEQLRRSVTFLKQKIAQHWPQS from the coding sequence ATGCCGCAACTCGCAGCTTTCCCCAAAGCCTACATGCATGCGTTGTGCAAAGACGGCACGATGACCGTCGCACAATGGATCGACATTGCCGCCACCTTGGACATCGATGGCATCGAATGGTACGCCGGTTTTCTAGAGATGGCGGACCGGTCGAACTGGTCGCAATTCCGAAGCCGGGTCCAGGACCACGGCATGGTGATCCCGATGGTGTGCTGTTCGCCCGACTTCACTCATCCGGATGCCGATTTCCGCGCCGCACAAATCGAGCACCAGAAATCATGGATCGACATGTCCCATGAACTGGGCGCCAGTTACTGTCGAGTGCTGAGCGGTCAACGGCGTCCGGAGCTATCGATCGACGAAGGCGTGCGGCTGGCGGCCGATTCGATCCAACAATGTTTGCCCTATGCCCAGGAACGCGGCATCACGCTGATCATCGAAAACCACTACAAGGATGACTTTTGGGAGTATCCCGAATTCGCCCAGAAGATGGACGTGTTCTGCCAATTGGTGGCCGCGATCGATCATCCTAACTTTGGTGTCAATTACGACCCCAGCAACACGTACATCGCCGGCGAAGATCCACTGGAACTGTTGCGACGAGTGTCCGAGCGAGTGGTCACGATGCACGCCAGCGATCGCTACCTGACCGAAGGAACGATCGAGGATCTGCGCCGTGAAGAAGGCGGTTCCGTGGGCTATGCCCGACGACTTAGCCACGGCGAAATCGGCAAAGGCCTGAATGACTACGACGCGATATTCACCGAACTAACCCGAGTCGGTTTTGACGGTTGGATCAGCATCGAAGATGGCGTTGACGGGATCGAACAACTTCGCCGAAGCGTCACGTTCCTAAAACAAAAAATCGCTCAGCACTGGCCGCAAAGCTAG